The following proteins come from a genomic window of Trifolium pratense cultivar HEN17-A07 linkage group LG4, ARS_RC_1.1, whole genome shotgun sequence:
- the LOC123924434 gene encoding protein FAR1-RELATED SEQUENCE 5-like, giving the protein MENYDESADVDVDVDSIHSSERDSWDEELDDEESYSISNMNQKSVDGDHSADNGNDDGDAVGCNSQIRFDTITAEEIRSMEFATLNEAYDFYYRYGKYNGFAVRKGDSRVRGSEGNKVIKMKQFVCNKHGVREKRHLVRVDRKLEHRRLTRTKCGARLRVKYKAEKDRYVVSAFEETHNHELTPARFVHLHPVYRKISEVDKAQVDSLQKRGIRTCHIMGYMVAQKGGYADVGFTKKDLYNYFDKKMRAVIKDGDVAAALNYLNMKSSSDPMLYAEYAVDNVNGRMKTLFWADGISRTDYFCFGDVLAFDTTYRKNKYNYPLVVFSGCNHHSQTVIFGAALVSDETTETYKWVLRCFLECMEGKQPKAVVTDGDGAMREAIKQIFPDANHRLCAWHLNKNASENVKNGNNFLDGFSKAMYSNFTIDEFEEYWSQMIKENGVQGHPWVVKTYENRSLWATAYLRDNFFGRIRTTSQCEAVNAIIKSYVRKQGCIFEFMNNFDQALRDYRNNELVADFKSSSTDPVLSTQLPVIESHAGKIYTAELFKEVRHEILKAGELIVREKSEVGGRKAYRLTKYCKDGYERSVVYDGSTFECSCKRFESRGIPCSHIFYVMKEEHVDRIPSNLVLTRWTKDAKIQFLNTSNFNDNVDLNTIAEARFGSYCTVLTEFCKEASKKDGVYAQIMEDLMQLKKKYCSKDDDAIGTQKSAVGDPVMVKCKGAPKKKNNVAKSGRRRSNGKNTTPNSKRCSGKQQTTEQVAEPNVDLYSVSISDSVSQIAEKRKRKEACNVQRSVQNKTLYPPRYRAATVTTPEHMELQSTSRIMNQQLYPMMPIVHPMIQPMPLQPIYPMYGLQPGMQQGMQHGTNVGQSSCYGLLQHVMKSAKND; this is encoded by the exons ATGGAAAACTATGATGAGTCTGctgatgttgatgttgatgttgaTTCCATTCATTCAAGTGAACGTGATTCATGGGACGAGGAGTTGGACGATGAAGAAAGTTATTCGATATCTAATATGAATCAAAAATCAGTGGATGGCGATCATTCAGCTGATAATGGCAATGATGATGGAGATGCAGTTGGATGCAATAGCCAGATAAGGTTTGATACCATAACTGCTGAAGAAATTCGTTCTATGGAATTTGCCACTCTTAATGAAGCTTATGACTTTTATTACCGTTATGGTAAGTATAATGGTTTTGCTGTTAGGAAAGGTGATAGTAGGGTAAGAGGTAGTGAAGgtaataaagtaataaaaatgaAGCAGTTTGTATGCAACAAACACGGTGTAAGAGAGAAGAGACACTTAGTTAGGGTAGATAGGAAATTAGAACATAGACGGTTGACCCGCACTAAATGTGGAGCCAGGCTTCGTGTGAAATACAAAGCTGAAAAAGATAGATATGTAGTTTCAGCTTTTGAAGAGACTCATAACCATGAATTAACCCCAGCTAGGTTTGTGCACTTACACCCCGTATATCGTAAAATTTCTGAAGTAGATAAGGCTCAGGTGGATAGTCTTCAGAAACGTGGCATTAGAACATGTCATATAATGGGGTACATGGTTGCACAGAAGGGTGGATATGCTGATGTTGGTTTTACAAAGAAAGATTTGTACaactattttgataaaaaaatgcgtGCTGTTATTAAAGATGGTGATGTTGCCGCAGCTTTAAACTACCTGAATATGAAGTCGTCTAGTGATCCCATGCTTTATGCTGAGTATGCTGTAGACAACGTTAATGGAAGAATGAAGACTCTTTTTTGGGCTGATGGGATTAGTAGGACCgactatttttgttttggtgatGTGCTTGCATTTGACACGACTTACAGGAAGAACAAGTACAACTATCCGTTGGTTGTATTTTCAGGGTGTAACCACCACTCTCAAACAGTAATTTTTGGTGCTGCATTGGTGTCAGATGAAACGACGGAGACGTATAAGTGGGTGTTGAGGTGTTTCCTAGAATGCATGGAAGGTAAACAACCAAAAGCGGTGGTAACAGATGGGGATGGGGCAATGAGAGAGGCCATAAAACAGATATTTCCCGATGCTAACCATAGGTTATGTGCTTGGCATTTGAATAAGAATGCAAGTGAGAATGTGAAGAACGGAAATAATTTTTTGGACGGTTTTTCAAAGGCCATGTACTCAAATTTTACAATAGATGAATTTGAAGAGTATTGGTCACAAATGATTAAAGAAAATGGAGTGCAAGGACATCCTTGGGTAGTCAAAACGTACGAGAATAGGTCACTGTGGGCTACTGCATATCTACGAGATAATTTTTTTGGACGTATAAGAACTACGTCGCAGTGCGAAGCTGTTAATGCAATAATTAAGAGTTATGTCAGGAAGCAAGGATgcatttttgaatttatgaacaACTTTGATCAGGCTTTGAGAGATTATAGAAATAATGAGTTGGTTGCTGATTTTAAATCATCGTCTACAGATCCTGTGTTGTCGACGCAACTGCCTGTGATTGAGAGTCATGCTGGTAAAATATATACGGCGGAGCTTTTCAAAGAAGTTAGACATGAAATATTGAAAGCCGGTGAATTGATAGTTAGGGAGAAAAGCGAAGTCGGGGGTAGGAAGGCTTATAGATTGACAAAATATTGTAAGGATGGTTATGAAAGAAGTGTTGTTTATGATGGTTCGACATTTGAGTGTTCATGTAAGAGGTTTGAGTCCCGTGGCATTCCGTGTTCTCATATTTTTTACGTAATGAAGGAAGAACACGTTGATCGTATCCCAAGCAATTTGGTTTTGACGCGATGGACCAAGGATGCAAAAATTCAGTTTTTGAACACCAGCAATTTTAATGATAATGTTGATTTGAATACGATTGCCGAAGCTCGTTTTGGTTCATATTGTACTGTTTTAACAGAGTTCTGCAAAGAAGCTTCAAAAAAAGATGGTGTTTATGCACAAATAATGGAAGACCTGATGCAGCTGAAAAAAAAGTATTGCAGTAAAGATGATGATGCAATCGGTACACAAAAGTCAGCAGTAGGCGATCCAGTTATGGTTAAGTGTAAAGGTGCtccaaagaaaaagaataatgtCGCAAAATCTGGCAGGCGCCGTTCAAATGGCAAAAATACAACTCCTAATTCGAAGAGATGTTCG GGTAAACAACAAACGACAGAACAAGTGGCAGAACCGAATGTCGATTTGTACTCGGTGTCGATTTCTGATTCTGTAAGCCAAATTGCTGAG aaaaggaaaagaaaagaagcttGCAATGTTCAAAGAAGTGTGCAAAACAAAACTTTGTATCCGCCGAGATACCGCGCTGCTACCGTTACGACACCTGAACATATGGAATTACAGAGCACAAGCAGAATTATGAATCAACAACTGTATCCTATGATGCCTATCGTACATCCGATGATTCAACCGATGCCCCTACAACCCATATACCCAATGTATGGACTGCAACCTGGAATGCAACAAGGAATGCAACATGGAACGAATGTTGGTCAAAGTTCATGCTATGGTCTGCTACAACATGTTATGAAATCTGCTAAGAATGATTGA